CATAGCCGGCGCCGTCCAGGACGGCGCCAACGCCTACCTGGCACGGCAGTTCCGCACCCTCGGCGTCTTCGCCGGGGCGATGGTGTTCCTGCTCCTGCTGCTGCCGGCCGACACCTGGTCCCAGCGCATCGGCCGCTCCGCCTTCTTCCTGGTCGGGGCGGCCTTCTCGGCGTTCACCGGCTACATCGGGATGCGCCTCGCGGTCCGCAGCAACGTCCGGGTCGCGGCCGCGGCCCGCGCCGCCACCCCGGCCGCCGGCTCCGCCGAGTCCGATGCGGATCCGGACATCCGGGGCGTCTCGCACCGGGCGATGCGGATCGCCTTCCGCACAGGCGGGGTGGTCGGCATGATCACCGTCGGTCTCGGCCTGCTCGGGGCCTCCGCCGTGGTGCTGATCTACAAGGAGAACGCCGCCAAGGTGCTGGAGGGCTTCGGCTTCGGCGCGGCCCTGCTGGCCATGTTCATGCGCGTCGGCGGCGGGATCTTCACCAAGGCCGCCGACGTCGGCGCCGACCTGGTCGGCAAGGTCGAGCAGGGCATCCCGGAGGACGACCCGCGCAACGCCGCCACCATCGCGGACAATGTCGGCGACAACGTCGGCGACTGCGCGGGGATGGCCGCCGACCTGTTCGAGTCCTACGCCGTCACCCTGGTCGCCGCGCTGATCCTGGGCAAGGCCGCCTTCGGCGACGACGGGCTGGCCTTCCCGCTGCTGGTCCCCGCCGTCGGTGTGGTCACCGCGGTCCTGGGCATCTTCGCGGTGTCCCCGCGCCCCCGGGACCGCAGCGGGATGACCGCGATCAACCGCGGCTTCTTCATCTCAGCCGTCTTCTCCCTGCTCCTGGTCGTGCTCGCGGCCTTCACCTTCCTCCCGGCCCGCTTCGCCGACCTCAAGGGCGTGCCCGCCGCGATCACCTCCCACAGCGGCAACCCCCGGCTGTTCGCGCTGGCCGCGGTCGCCATCGGGATCGTCCTGGCCGCCGTGATCCAGCAGCTCACCGGCTACTTCACCGAGACCAACCGGCGCCCGGTGCTGGACGTCGCCCGGACCTCGCTCACCGGACCGGCGACGGTGGTGCTCTCCGGCATCTCGCTCGGCCTTGAGTCCGCCGTCTACTCCGCGGTCATCATCGGCGCGGCCGTCTACGGGGCGTTCCTGCTCGGCGGCGGCTCGCTCACCCTGGCCCTGTTCGCCGTGGCCCTGGCCGGGACCGGGCTGCTGACCACGGTGGGCGTGATCGTGGCCATGGACACCTTCGGCCCGGTCTCCGACAACGCCCAGGGCATCGCCGAGATGTCCGGCGACGTCACCGGTGCCGGCGCGCAGGTGCTCACCGAACTGGACGCGGTCGGCAACACCACCAAGGCGATCACCAAGGGCATCGCCATCGCCACCGCCGTCCTGGCCGCCACCGCGCTCTTCGGCTCCTACACCGACGCCGTCAGCACGGCCGAGGCCAAGGCGGGGCCGGCCGCCCACGGGCTCAGCCTGAGCCTGGACATCTCCCAGCCGAACAACCTGGTCGGGCTGCTGCTCGGGGCCGCGGTGGTGTTCCTGTTCTCCGGACTGGCCATCAACGCGGTCTCCCGCTCGGCCGGTTCGGTCGTGTTCGAGGTCAGGGAGCAGTTCCGGACCAAGCCCGGCATCATGGAGGGCACGGAGCTCCCGGACTACAAACGCGTGGTGGACATCTGCACCCGCGACGCCCTGCGCGAGCTGGCGACGCCGGGACTGCTCGCGGTACTGGCGCCGATCGCCGTCGGGTTCCTGCTCGGCGTCGGCTCGCTGGGCTCCTACCTGGCCGGTGCGATCGGGGCCGGCACGCTGATGGCGGTGTTCCTGGCCAACTCCGGCGGCGCCTGGGACAACGCCAAGAAGCTGGTCGAGGAGGGCAACCACGGCGGAAAGGGCAGTGCCGCGCACGAGGCGACGATCATCGGTGACACCGTCGGCGACCCGTTCAAGGACACCGCAGGACCGGCCATCAACCCGCTGCTCAAGGTGATGAACCTGGTCTCGCTGCTGGTGGCCCCGGCCATCGTCCAGTTCAGCTTCGGCAAGGACGCCAACCTGGGGCTGCGCCTCGGCGTGGGCCTGTTCTGCGTCGTGGTGATCGTCGGCGCGGTGTGGGTGTCCAAGCGGCGCGGCATCGCCGTCGGCGCGGAGGGCGCGGAGGGCGCGGACGGTGCCACCCCGGTCGGCGAGGAGGTGTCGGCGGACACCGCCCCGGTGGTCTCCTGAGGAGCGGCCGTCGGCCCGACCGGTGGTGGACAGGAAGCGGTCCGCCACCGGTCAGGACCTCTCATAAATCATGGGATAACGGTCGTAATCGCTGACCTTCGTGCCGACCGGCCGTCCACTCCGTGTAGGTTCCCAGGCTGGGACTGGAGCACGCGCGGTGCGTGCGAGGAGAGGAATCCGTGGTGGCGAGGACATGGCTGAGACTCGCGGTTCCGGCCGTGCTGCTGGCCTTCGGTGCGGCGGGCTGCACGAGTGACAACACCGGACAGTTGAACGCCTGGGCCACGAGCCTGTGCCAGGGCATGCAGAGCCCGATCCAGCAGGCCAACACCGCCCTCGCCGACACCGGCGCGGTCAAGACGGGCGAGTCCCCGCAGGCCCTGCAGACCCGGCTGGCCACCGACCTCGGCACGCTGGCCACGGCCAACACCCAGATCGCCCAGGCGGTCCAGCAGGCGGGCATGCCGAAGGTCGACAACGGGGCACAGCTGCAGGCGAACGCGGTGGCCGAGTTGAAGAAGGCGGCGACCGGCTACACCAACGTGCAACAGGCGGTGACCGCCCTCTCCGTCGCCGACCAGGCGAAGTTCGCGGCGAACCTGAAGGGCATCGGCGACCAGGTCCAGCAACTGGCCGAGCTGTCCACCTCGGCCCTGACGCAGCTGCAGACGGGGGATCTGGGGACGGCACTGGCGAAGCAACCGGGCTGCAGCAGTGTGAACGCGTCGCCGACGGCGGGCGCGACCGACGGCTCCGGGGCCGCGCCGGTGCCCTCCGGCTCCACGGCGGGATCGTCCACGGCCTCGGGCAAGGCCGGGTCCGACGCGTCCGCTGCGGGTAAGCCGTCGCCGTCGGCGTCGGCCCACTGAGGCAGTCAACCGCACGCGGGCATCGGTCGACAGTCGGCGGCCGACAGTCGGCGGCTGACATCTGACGGCTGACAGCAGACGTCCGGCTGTCAGCCGCCGCCGGGTGCGACGCCCTCGGGGGCAGGCCGGGAGACAATGTCCCCGTGACGAACAGCACAGCTCCCACTCCCCAGCCCGCATCCGGTCCCGGCGCCGACAGCGCCCAGGCCGCGCCGCTGCGCCCCGCCGTCGACGTCGAACTGGCGGCCCGGCTCCGCGCGGCCTTCGTCGCCGCCGACTTCACCGCCGACGGCTGCCTCGACCTGCTCGGCGCGCCCGCGTACGCCGCGCTCGCCCGCAGCGAGACCGTGCCGGCCCTGCGGGCGACCGGCGGCGGCAGCGCCCGGGAGACCCTGCTGCGGCTCTTCCTGCTGCAGTGCCCGGTCTCTCGTGAGGCGGCCGAGGCGGCGGGCCTGCCGGTGGCGGAGTGCCTGGCGGCCGGATGGCTGGTCGCCGCCCCGACCGGGACCGGCGCCGAAGCCGGGACCGACTCGGGATCCGCCCCTGGGGCCGAGCAGGTGCGGGCCACCGTCGACGTCCGTCCCTACGCCAGCGACATCGCCGGGACGGACGACGCGGGCGACGCCTGGATCGTCTCCGACCTCGGCTGCGCCGTCGGCGGAGCGGGTGGGATCGGCTCGGCGGGGGGACCGGCCGGGGTGGAGCGCTCGGAGCTGGTGCTGGGCGTGGGCGGGGCGTCGACCACGCTCGCCAACATCACCGTGCGCCGACCGGTGCGCCGGGTGCTCGACCTCGGGACCGGCTCCGGCGTGCAGGCCCTGCACGCGGCCCGGCACGGCGGGCAGGTCGTCGCCACCGACGTCAACTCCCGTGCGCTGCACTTCACCCGGCTGACGATGGCGCTGTCGGGGCTGCCCCAGGTGTCCACGCGCCAGGGCAGCCTGTTCGAGCCGGTCGGCGTGGAGCTGTTCGACCTGATCGTGTCCAACCCCCCGTTCGTGATCTCGCCCGGAGGCCGCTTCACCTACCGCGACGGCGGGATGGCCGGTGACGACCTGTGCCGCAGCCTGGTGGCCGGGGCCGGGGAGCACCTGGAGCCGGGTGGCTACTGCCAGTTGCTGGCCAACTGGCAGCATGTGCGCGGCGAGGACTGGCGCGAGCGGATCTCCGGTTGGCTCGCCGGGACCGGCTGCGACGCCTGGGTGGTCCAGCGCGAGGTCCAGGACGTCTGCGAGTACGCCGAGTTGTGGCTCCGCGACGGGGGCGACCACCGTACCGACGCGGCGCACTACGCGGCCCGCTACGCGGAGTGGCTGGACGTCTTCGAGGCGGCGAAGGTCGAGGGGGTCGGCTTCGGCTGGATCACTCTGCGCAAGGCCCCCGAGGGCCGGGAGCCGGTGGTGCTGATCGAGGAGTGGCCGCACTCCGTCGAGCAGCCGCTCGGCCCGGAGGTCGAACGTTGGTTCGCCCGACAGGACTTCCTCCGCGCCCAGGACGACGCCGGGCTCCTGGACACGGCCTACCGGCTCGCGGACGATGTCGTCCAGGAGCAGGTCGGAGTGCCCGGGGCGGAGGACCCCGAGCATGTGATCCTCCGTCAGAACCGGGGGATGCGCCGGGCGACCAAGGTCGACACGATCGGTGCGGGCTTCGCCGGGGCCTGCGACGGCACCCTGAGCGCCGGCCGCATTCTGGACGCCATCGCCCAACTGGTCGGCGAGGATCCGGTCGCGCTGCGTGACCGTACCCCGGGGCAGATCCGCCTGCTGGTCGAACAGGGCTTCCTGCTCCCTGCCGACTCCTGAGCCCCACCGGCCCCCGGCCGCACCGGCCCCCGGTCCCGTCGGCTCCCGAGCCTGCCCGCCGCGAAGCGGGACGGCCGGGGGCCACGGGTCCGGCCCTCGGCGTTCACCATTCCTTCCCCCTGACGATGCCTGCCGTTCCCGGGGCCCTGTCAGTCTGACGGTCCAATAGGTCGCACAGTCCTATGAATCGTTACTCAGGGTGGTTGGGGCAGGCGTGGGGACTCCACTGGGCGTGTTCACCGGGGCGTTCTTCACGCTGTTCGGTCTGGCCGTGCTGGGGTGGTGCCTGTCCGAGATCCGGATCCGGCGCGTGCTGCTGCGCGGCGGGGCCCGGGCGACGGCGCGGGTGCTGCCCGGTCGGGCGCTGCCGACCGCTGCGTCGGCGACCGCCTCGGCGGCGCCCGGGGCGTCGGGCGCGGAGGCGGCCTTCGTCGACCATGCGGACACCTCGCCGGTGCTCGGCTTCCAGACCGAGGGCGGGGGCGTCGAGGTCGTTGTCCGCCCCCGCGGCTGGACCTCGATCCGGAGAACGCCGGCGCTGCCGCTGGACGCCCTGGTGCCGGTCTCCTACGATCCGGCGCGGCCGCAGCGGGTCGTGGTCCACGGGGTGAGCCAGGCCTTCAGCGACGTCTTCTGGCTGCTGCTCGGCCTGGCCTTCGCGGCGGCCGGCGTGGTCCTGCTGCTGCACACCCTCTAGCCGACCATGGCCGGTTCCGGTGCCCCTACCAGCGCGGTGCGGGGTCCGGCGGCCGGATGGTCGTAGACACGCCGAAAGAGTCGGATCTTCGCTCGATCCGACCGACGGCAGTCCTATCATCCGGCTTGTATCGGTCTGTCCAATCCCCTGGCCGATTCGGTCCACCCGGCACCGCGTCCGGTCCGTCGAGCGCACAGTTGCACAGCACAGCACACAGCAGGGCAGACAGCGGTAAACCGTGGTCGACCAGCCCAGGTCCGGCCAATCCCCAGCCTCTTCTGAGCCATACCCACGACCGTCGACGGTGATCTGCCCAGCGGGAACGACCGCTCTCGGGTTACCGTTCGAGTGGCGTCGGGTGGGTTCCACCGACGGCAGAGCGGCAAGCGTCCGTTTGACAAGGGGGACCTGGGTACGGTCACACTCCGCTTTCAGGGACGTTTCCTCAGTGAAGCGGACCGACGGCCCCCCACACGACCGGGAGAGAAGAGCGAAGGTGTCCCCGACCAGCGAGACCGCACGCGAAGGACGGCGACTCGTGATCGTCGAGTCGCCGGCCAAGGCGAAGACGATCAAGGGCTACCTAGGCCCCGGATACGTGGTCGAGGCGAGCGTCGGGCATATCCGCGACCTGCCCGGCACCGCCGCCGAGGTACCCGACGGCTACACCGGCGAGGTGCGCCGGCTCGGCATCGACGTTGAGCACGACTTCGAGCCGGTCTATGTCGTCAACGCAGACAAGAAGGCCCAGGTCGCGAAGCTCAAGTCGCTGCTGAAGGACGCCGACGAACTCTTCCTCGCCACCGATGAGGACCGCGAGGGGGAGGCCATCGCCTGGCACCTCCAGGAGGTGCTGCGCCCCAAGGTGCCGGTGCACCGGATGGTCTTCCACGAGATCACCAAGGACGCCATCCAGGCGGCGGTCAACAACCCCCGCGAGCTGAACAAGCGCCTGGTCGACGCCCAGGAGACGCGCCGGATCCTCGACCGCCTCTACGGCTACGAGGTCTCGCCGGTGCTCTGGAAGAAGGTCATGCCGAAGCTCTCGGCGGGCCGCGTCCAGTCCGTCGCCACCCGGCTGGTGGTGGAGCGCGAGCGGGAGCGGATGGCGTTCCGCTCGGCC
The Streptacidiphilus albus JL83 genome window above contains:
- a CDS encoding sodium-translocating pyrophosphatase — its product is MAGLIFTGAPATAGAVLTSTDQTVVVIVAIVAVAALGVAWVLARQVLAADEGTEAMKRIAGAVQDGANAYLARQFRTLGVFAGAMVFLLLLLPADTWSQRIGRSAFFLVGAAFSAFTGYIGMRLAVRSNVRVAAAARAATPAAGSAESDADPDIRGVSHRAMRIAFRTGGVVGMITVGLGLLGASAVVLIYKENAAKVLEGFGFGAALLAMFMRVGGGIFTKAADVGADLVGKVEQGIPEDDPRNAATIADNVGDNVGDCAGMAADLFESYAVTLVAALILGKAAFGDDGLAFPLLVPAVGVVTAVLGIFAVSPRPRDRSGMTAINRGFFISAVFSLLLVVLAAFTFLPARFADLKGVPAAITSHSGNPRLFALAAVAIGIVLAAVIQQLTGYFTETNRRPVLDVARTSLTGPATVVLSGISLGLESAVYSAVIIGAAVYGAFLLGGGSLTLALFAVALAGTGLLTTVGVIVAMDTFGPVSDNAQGIAEMSGDVTGAGAQVLTELDAVGNTTKAITKGIAIATAVLAATALFGSYTDAVSTAEAKAGPAAHGLSLSLDISQPNNLVGLLLGAAVVFLFSGLAINAVSRSAGSVVFEVREQFRTKPGIMEGTELPDYKRVVDICTRDALRELATPGLLAVLAPIAVGFLLGVGSLGSYLAGAIGAGTLMAVFLANSGGAWDNAKKLVEEGNHGGKGSAAHEATIIGDTVGDPFKDTAGPAINPLLKVMNLVSLLVAPAIVQFSFGKDANLGLRLGVGLFCVVVIVGAVWVSKRRGIAVGAEGAEGADGATPVGEEVSADTAPVVS
- a CDS encoding DUF7059 domain-containing protein, encoding MRPAVDVELAARLRAAFVAADFTADGCLDLLGAPAYAALARSETVPALRATGGGSARETLLRLFLLQCPVSREAAEAAGLPVAECLAAGWLVAAPTGTGAEAGTDSGSAPGAEQVRATVDVRPYASDIAGTDDAGDAWIVSDLGCAVGGAGGIGSAGGPAGVERSELVLGVGGASTTLANITVRRPVRRVLDLGTGSGVQALHAARHGGQVVATDVNSRALHFTRLTMALSGLPQVSTRQGSLFEPVGVELFDLIVSNPPFVISPGGRFTYRDGGMAGDDLCRSLVAGAGEHLEPGGYCQLLANWQHVRGEDWRERISGWLAGTGCDAWVVQREVQDVCEYAELWLRDGGDHRTDAAHYAARYAEWLDVFEAAKVEGVGFGWITLRKAPEGREPVVLIEEWPHSVEQPLGPEVERWFARQDFLRAQDDAGLLDTAYRLADDVVQEQVGVPGAEDPEHVILRQNRGMRRATKVDTIGAGFAGACDGTLSAGRILDAIAQLVGEDPVALRDRTPGQIRLLVEQGFLLPADS
- a CDS encoding DUF3592 domain-containing protein — translated: MGTPLGVFTGAFFTLFGLAVLGWCLSEIRIRRVLLRGGARATARVLPGRALPTAASATASAAPGASGAEAAFVDHADTSPVLGFQTEGGGVEVVVRPRGWTSIRRTPALPLDALVPVSYDPARPQRVVVHGVSQAFSDVFWLLLGLAFAAAGVVLLLHTL